In one Bryobacteraceae bacterium genomic region, the following are encoded:
- a CDS encoding DUF1501 domain-containing protein yields the protein MSVSPALSRRQLLARASNGFGLLAFAGLAAERKPAPHFTPKIRSVIFCYMSGGVSHLDSFDPKPRLAREAGQPMPVPVDRTMFNDNGNIMPSPWEFRNYGASGIPVSDLFPHMGSIADKICVIRSMTVKFMEHAQANFYFHSGQPFTGFPTMGAWTTYGLGSESRNLPGFVVLASGEIPLGGINVYGNGFLPAMHQGAFVYPERPEPLQDITPKEPDTAQRRRLDFIASMDRGFAARAARDSQIEAAIRNYEIAYRMQSAVPELCDLSGESPATKKLYCLDSEIAGKAAYGRQCLLARRLVERGVRFVELTIVPPKGLGGGNSWDQHSKLREHHAANAIHVDEPIAALVKDLESRGLLDETLVIWSGEFGRTPFVQGKDGRDHNPSGFSLWLAGGGIRRGMIFGATDEYGYRAIENILTIHDLHATILHLMGIDHERLTFRFGGRDFRLTDVHGQVIRPILG from the coding sequence GCTCGCCTTCGCCGGACTCGCCGCCGAACGGAAACCCGCGCCCCACTTCACCCCCAAAATCCGCAGCGTCATCTTCTGCTACATGTCCGGCGGCGTCTCACACCTCGATTCGTTCGACCCCAAGCCCCGCCTCGCTCGCGAAGCCGGCCAGCCCATGCCCGTTCCCGTAGACCGCACCATGTTCAACGACAACGGCAACATCATGCCGTCACCGTGGGAGTTCCGGAACTACGGCGCAAGCGGAATCCCGGTCAGCGATCTGTTCCCGCACATGGGCTCCATCGCCGACAAGATCTGCGTCATCCGCTCCATGACGGTGAAGTTCATGGAGCACGCACAGGCGAACTTCTACTTCCATTCCGGCCAGCCCTTCACCGGCTTCCCCACCATGGGCGCGTGGACCACCTACGGCCTCGGCTCGGAATCGCGCAACCTGCCCGGCTTCGTCGTGCTCGCCAGCGGCGAGATCCCCCTCGGCGGAATCAACGTCTACGGCAACGGATTCCTGCCCGCCATGCACCAGGGTGCGTTCGTTTACCCGGAACGCCCGGAGCCGCTCCAGGACATCACGCCCAAAGAGCCGGACACCGCGCAGCGCCGCCGCCTTGATTTCATCGCCTCCATGGACCGCGGATTCGCCGCTCGCGCCGCGCGCGATTCGCAGATCGAGGCCGCCATCCGCAACTACGAAATCGCCTACCGGATGCAGAGCGCGGTGCCGGAACTTTGCGACCTCTCCGGCGAGTCGCCGGCCACGAAGAAGCTCTATTGCCTCGATTCCGAAATCGCCGGCAAGGCTGCCTACGGACGGCAGTGTCTGCTGGCGCGGCGGCTGGTGGAGCGCGGCGTGCGCTTCGTCGAACTCACCATCGTGCCGCCCAAGGGCCTCGGCGGCGGCAACTCGTGGGATCAGCACTCAAAGCTCCGCGAGCACCACGCCGCCAACGCCATCCACGTCGACGAGCCCATCGCCGCGCTCGTCAAGGACCTCGAATCCCGCGGCCTGCTCGACGAAACGCTCGTGATCTGGTCCGGCGAATTCGGCCGCACGCCGTTCGTGCAAGGCAAGGACGGGCGCGACCACAACCCTTCCGGCTTCTCCCTGTGGCTCGCCGGCGGCGGCATCCGGCGCGGAATGATCTTCGGCGCAACCGACGAGTACGGCTATCGCGCAATCGAGAACATTCTCACCATCCACGATCTCCACGCCACCATCCTGCACCTGATGGGCATTGACCACGAACGGCTCACCTTCCGGTTCGGCGGCCGCGATTTCCGCCTCACCGACGTCCATGGGCAAGTCATCCGTCCGATACTGGGTTGA